The region GGCGGCCCGACGGGTGGCCCACCTCCAGGATTCGATGTCGAGAAGGCTAAGAAGCCTCTCCCAAAGGAGccttcccccaaacccaagagCAGTGAGGCTGCATCCAAGCCAGCGGAGAAAACCAGCACCCCCGAGGCCGCTGCTGATTCTTCTGCTACGCTCTCGCAGCTTGCCACACAGAAGGAGCCTGCTGCAGAGAAGGttgaggccaagaaggaggagaagaagctgacgATCGCAcaaaagatcaagaaggaggctCTGCATTACTGGGATGGCACGAAACTGCTGGCCGCTGAGGTCAAGATCAGCTCGCGCCTGGCTACAAAGATGGCTGCCGGCTACGAGTTGACGCGGAGAGAGCAACGCCAGCTTCAACGTACTGTCCAGGATCTCGGCCGGCTGGTTCCTTTCTCCATGTTCATCATTGTGCCTTTTGCCGAATTTCTCCTCCCCGTCGCGCTCAAGATCTTCCCCAACATGCTGCCCAGCACATATGAGGGGCAAAAGGACAAGGATAAGAAGGCGAACATCCTTCGGGCGACCCGTAAGGAGGTCAGCGAATTCCTCCGCCAGACCTTGAAAGAGACAGGCCTGCCCCTTAGTCAGGCGACGGCCCAGAAGGAAGAGTTTACCAACTTCTTCCGCAAGCTTCGCGCCACCGGCGAGACACCTACGGCCGATGATGTGATCAAGGTCTGCAAAGTCTTCAAGGATGATGTGACCCTTGACAACCTTTCCCGGCCGCAGTTGGTGTCCATGTGCCGGtatctcaacctcaacacaTTTGGCACCGACATGATGCTCCGGTATCAGCTTCGCCACCGCATGCGACAAATCAAGCGCGACGATCGCGCCATTGCCTATGAGGGCGTCGACAGTCTTTCCGTGGCCGAACTTCAGATTGCCTGCGCCAGCCGTGGCATCAAGAGCTTTGGTGTCTCGCCTGCTAGGTTACGGGAAGACCTCCAGACTTGGCTGGATTTGCGACTTCGGGAGGGTGTCCCCTCTACTCTCCTGGTTCTGAGCAATGCTTATATGTATGGCCAGACCCAGCAGGACAGCAGTGATGGTGTCTCCAACCAGATTGAAGCACTTACCAATGTGCTTTCCTCCATTCCGGAGGAGCTTTTCCACGAGATTGAGCTCGAGGTCCACAATGCTGAGGGTGCTGCCACCAACAAGCAGCGTCTCGAGGTAATcaaggagcagcaggagctGATTAACGAGGAGCTGCAGCAAGACCAGGAGAACCAGGCGACAGGTTTCGCTACTCCCCGGGACACTGAAGACATtgacgagaaggaggagagacAGGTCCAGGCGGAGGCTGAGGGCATCGAGAAGGCGCAGGTTGCCGAGGCTGTGGATGCCGAGAAGGATGGCCTGGATGCCGCCAAGGTCCTCCAGAAAACCGaagctgccgccgctgctaAGCCTAGCGATAAGCAGCAATAATCTGGAGATTTAGCACGATCATATTGGCTTCATCCCCCAAAGCCCTCCACAGGGCTTGTCCCTCGGTGTACAACAACACAGCGGAACACACATATACTTTACTCACACACGCCAcggcctttttttctttagatttatttttccctctttttaattctcttttcttgtgtgtgtggtggtttgtttgaCTAGACAAAACCgataatcatcatcattgcATTACATGTCAAGATAGAGGAAA is a window of Podospora pseudopauciseta strain CBS 411.78 chromosome 1, whole genome shotgun sequence DNA encoding:
- the YLH47 gene encoding LETM1 domain-containing protein ylh47 (EggNog:ENOG503NUF6; COG:S) codes for the protein MSASTRVARRALVVNPFQGTTTHALPRSALLASSMLLARNAQNLRFNRPSTALLIPVRGLTTSGTTTHGGPTGGPPPGFDVEKAKKPLPKEPSPKPKSSEAASKPAEKTSTPEAAADSSATLSQLATQKEPAAEKVEAKKEEKKLTIAQKIKKEALHYWDGTKLLAAEVKISSRLATKMAAGYELTRREQRQLQRTVQDLGRLVPFSMFIIVPFAEFLLPVALKIFPNMLPSTYEGQKDKDKKANILRATRKEVSEFLRQTLKETGLPLSQATAQKEEFTNFFRKLRATGETPTADDVIKVCKVFKDDVTLDNLSRPQLVSMCRYLNLNTFGTDMMLRYQLRHRMRQIKRDDRAIAYEGVDSLSVAELQIACASRGIKSFGVSPARLREDLQTWLDLRLREGVPSTLLVLSNAYMYGQTQQDSSDGVSNQIEALTNVLSSIPEELFHEIELEVHNAEGAATNKQRLEVIKEQQELINEELQQDQENQATGFATPRDTEDIDEKEERQVQAEAEGIEKAQVAEAVDAEKDGLDAAKVLQKTEAAAAAKPSDKQQ